ATATCGGCATCAAGTTCAGAGGGAAACAACAAGTATTCATCCAGCCCGGGGATATATTGCCAGCACACACCAAAAACAAGCCGCTGCGGGTCGCTCGCATTATCGACAGCACTCTTTATGGTGGCCAGTAATTCAGGATCCCGGTAGGCCGCAATTTGGACGAAAATAGACGCATTCATAACAGAGTTACCCAATCTACTGTCTGTAAAGCGTAGATGAAAAACCCGCTGATATCACGGTACTTGCTTGCCTTCTGCTGCGGTTTATCAGTCACACAGAAGCCGCTAATCACACCTGAGCTACTCTACTTATGACTCAAGAAATCTCACCCGAAACCTTTTTAAGGCTCTGATAAATATATTTTTAATTTATTAGAAGAATAAAGTCAGTGAAAAGTCACCCCCCAATCCAGTGTTTGACTCTGGTATTGGTAATGTCAGGGCTGATATCACTCATTTATCTGGAGAATAAAGAATGACGCCTCAACAATTAAAGTGGTTTATGCCTGCTGTAGGCTTGTTGCTGTGCAATAACAGCTATGCGCAAGGTGTGCTGCCCGGATTGACCGGCCCTTATCTGGGTCAAAACCCACCCGGACTCACGCCCGAAGTGTTTGCCCCTGGCATCGTATCTACACCCGATTGGGGAGATGCGGTGCATTTTTCGCCGGATAAAGAAGTGCTTTACGTGTCCCGGTGGCGGATAAACAAAGGGCAGCGTGAAACGGCGTCCGTGGTATTCAAAAGAGTCGCCGAAGGCTGGCAAAAAGTCGTGACTAAGCAAACCGGTCGTGCGCCATATTACAGCCCGGATGGTCAAAGGGGGTTTTACGGCAAGCAATATAAAACGCGCACTTCAGACGGGTGGTCTGAAATGAAAAAGCTCGGCCCCGCATTTGATGAAATCCCTATGATGGGGCTTAAAATGTCGCGCAAGGGCACCCTGGTGTTCGACGAGTTTACCCGCGACGGCAATGGCATATTAAGGTATGCAAACTGGGACAAGGGTGAATGGCAGACGCCAAAAGCATTCAGCAAGGCAATTAATACCGGCAAGTGGAATGCCCATCCATTTATCGCGCCAGACGAGTCTTATGTTATGTGGGATGGTGAGCGGGCACAGGGGTTTGGCAGCTCCGATCTTTATATCAGTTTCCGCCAGCCTGATGGCGTCTGGGGTGAGGCGATTAACCTGGGTGAGCGGGTTAATACGGCCGCCGAAGAAGGGGGACCTCAGGTGACGCCAGATGGCAAATACTTATTCTTCAACAGAATGGTTAAGCCTAAAGGGGAAGCAGGCGAAGCGCAGTCCGACTTGTTCTGGGTCGATGCAAAAATCATCGACGACCTCAGGCCCGTTTACTGAGGCTTTGAGCATCCAACTCTGCATGTGCGATGACGCCCACCAGGGGCTGTGATGTCATGCATTTATAACCAGAAGTAAAAGATATTTGACATCGGTTGGAATTTTGGCCAGTATAAAGTCAAATATTTTTTACTTTGAGTTAAGGATGGTAGTCATGACTAGCAATGAAAAATTGAAAGTGCTCAAGGCGCTGCTCGACTCGCTGAGCTTTCGGGATCTGACTTTGAGCTTAGACTTGTTGGTAACCGGTGCTGTGGTCTATTTCTACGCCTCCAGTCTGATGATGGCGACAGCAGAACAGCTCGCCAGTGGGGTTTGGATATCCCAACTGCTCGTCAAGGTTGTGGGGGTTTCGATTGCTTTGTCTATTGTCAGTCAGCTACTGCTGGAGCTGGTCAGTGATGGTGAAGTCGATCAGCCTATGGATGAACGAGAAAAACAGGTGTCGCTGGTGGGCAATAAATATGCATTATGGACGCTTCAGGCCGGAGTCTGTTTTGCAATTGGACAATATGC
The Pseudoalteromonas viridis DNA segment above includes these coding regions:
- a CDS encoding PD40 domain-containing protein, which translates into the protein MTPQQLKWFMPAVGLLLCNNSYAQGVLPGLTGPYLGQNPPGLTPEVFAPGIVSTPDWGDAVHFSPDKEVLYVSRWRINKGQRETASVVFKRVAEGWQKVVTKQTGRAPYYSPDGQRGFYGKQYKTRTSDGWSEMKKLGPAFDEIPMMGLKMSRKGTLVFDEFTRDGNGILRYANWDKGEWQTPKAFSKAINTGKWNAHPFIAPDESYVMWDGERAQGFGSSDLYISFRQPDGVWGEAINLGERVNTAAEEGGPQVTPDGKYLFFNRMVKPKGEAGEAQSDLFWVDAKIIDDLRPVY